A single window of Trichocoleus sp. DNA harbors:
- a CDS encoding tetratricopeptide repeat protein, producing MSDAPTLPDRYNDLIDQIVQMTLKGMIRSKEQVYQMLIEGVSSGTGELFERCLSDRLDAIQQQVNSQTDELKQAKASRNLRALQTIRSEWERWQINNQTNAALDSAIQQITTAPDSDEDRLIVLLGVTDPNLPKPLSLAQWQQLAKRLQKTDEPELQELGQGLLQGLESWQRLENHLVSWIYDQSRGQLGFEGVPGQSGPWALWAKQVKRPVPASLFEALSFGQSGVEWAEQQQSISLSDWVELVSILRCLQQGLVNWFDKLVYDSKVGAKLSISTFLAFSVIWSQLASGWSQAINLPGHDRLRQACFLVTLQILRTFAQQTYFPLYGGVFASFTGEYLRGTLNYLDEPLRQAEGTEEKARILTLLGYSTRAFGQIDRAIAFHEQALEIARAAGDKTCEIANLNHLSRAYVSQANYPEAINYSQRALILSRQAGDRAGEVNAVANLGFSEIFQARQLEQVDPDVYEMAIDRLQQGAQLAERLGDRQSQALCFSSLGIAEVMRDQPAESIAYLEKGIQAAQFSGDIYLQAISLAYLAEAYYHLKDFGKAVYTGSLGMYLLEQIGSNSWRQSAGLLTVLRGQIGAEEFQALLIQNRSNLIAAIGVDGFDHLPTLFEQYREG from the coding sequence ATGTCTGACGCTCCTACCCTGCCCGATCGCTATAACGACTTGATCGATCAGATTGTTCAAATGACTCTCAAAGGGATGATCCGCTCGAAAGAGCAGGTCTATCAGATGTTAATTGAGGGTGTGAGTTCAGGGACGGGAGAACTGTTTGAGCGATGTCTGAGCGATCGGCTCGATGCAATTCAGCAGCAGGTCAATAGCCAGACTGATGAATTGAAACAGGCAAAAGCCAGTCGTAATCTGCGTGCTCTACAGACGATTCGGAGTGAGTGGGAACGCTGGCAGATTAACAATCAAACGAACGCTGCACTAGATAGTGCGATTCAGCAAATTACAACAGCCCCTGATTCTGACGAAGACCGCCTTATCGTCTTGCTTGGTGTCACTGATCCAAATCTGCCAAAGCCACTCAGCCTAGCGCAATGGCAGCAACTCGCCAAACGGCTTCAAAAAACGGATGAGCCTGAGCTTCAGGAGTTAGGGCAGGGTTTGTTGCAAGGATTAGAGTCCTGGCAGCGTCTAGAAAATCATTTGGTGAGTTGGATTTACGACCAGAGCCGCGGTCAGTTAGGCTTTGAGGGGGTACCGGGGCAGAGTGGACCCTGGGCACTCTGGGCAAAGCAGGTCAAACGTCCTGTTCCAGCTTCTTTATTTGAGGCACTATCGTTTGGGCAATCGGGGGTTGAATGGGCAGAGCAACAACAATCAATCAGTCTTAGCGATTGGGTAGAACTAGTCAGCATTCTGCGTTGTCTCCAGCAGGGGCTTGTTAACTGGTTTGACAAACTAGTTTATGACTCCAAGGTTGGGGCAAAACTTTCGATTTCGACATTTCTCGCTTTCTCCGTGATTTGGTCACAGTTGGCGAGTGGCTGGAGCCAAGCTATCAATTTACCGGGGCACGATCGTTTGCGGCAAGCCTGCTTTCTGGTAACGCTACAGATTCTACGGACATTTGCTCAACAAACCTATTTCCCGCTGTATGGTGGCGTTTTTGCCTCATTTACAGGCGAGTATTTGCGGGGCACATTGAACTATCTTGATGAACCGCTGCGCCAGGCGGAAGGAACTGAGGAAAAAGCCCGAATTCTCACCCTACTGGGCTATTCGACTCGCGCCTTTGGGCAGATCGATCGTGCAATTGCCTTCCATGAACAAGCCCTGGAAATTGCCCGTGCTGCTGGAGATAAAACCTGTGAGATTGCCAATCTGAACCACCTCAGTCGGGCCTATGTATCTCAAGCGAACTATCCAGAAGCCATTAACTATAGCCAACGAGCCTTGATTCTGAGCCGTCAGGCAGGCGATCGGGCAGGTGAGGTGAATGCAGTTGCGAATTTAGGCTTCAGTGAAATTTTCCAGGCAAGACAGCTTGAGCAAGTTGATCCGGATGTGTACGAGATGGCGATCGATCGGCTGCAGCAAGGCGCTCAGTTGGCAGAACGATTGGGCGATCGGCAGAGTCAGGCACTTTGTTTTAGCAGTCTGGGCATTGCCGAAGTGATGCGCGACCAACCCGCCGAATCAATCGCTTACCTGGAAAAGGGCATTCAGGCAGCACAGTTTTCAGGGGATATTTATTTACAAGCAATTAGCCTGGCTTACCTGGCAGAGGCGTACTATCACCTGAAGGACTTTGGCAAAGCCGTTTATACCGGAAGTTTAGGCATGTATTTGCTGGAGCAAATTGGCTCTAATAGCTGGAGACAATCTGCCGGGCTCCTAACAGTTTTACGAGGACAAATTGGCGCAGAGGAGTTTCAAGCACTCTTGATACAGAATCGATCGAATCTGATCGCCGCGATCGGGGTAGATGGGTTTGATCACCTACCAACGCTGTTTGAGCAGTATCGGGAAGGATGA